The proteins below come from a single Gordonia pseudamarae genomic window:
- the cas3 gene encoding CRISPR-associated helicase Cas3', whose amino-acid sequence MEDSKHHTSDIESLVEGLSDRARSLWAKSDFADPTNWMPLFQHIADSAMTACHLWDTFLPQAVRGIVVSEFGGDEVLARKVAVWLAAAHDLGKASPAFACQSPGLREQVQDSGLPFTARAIDNRRSLPHSQASYAILVNWLESQGVPRRTASFYAAVPLGHHGRFAAHTQTKLPAGYPPLGDTERWQPVQLEFAAYAARLADIGPDDLVRLGGIRPRQVVMIPMTALVILSDWIASNPSVFPVQSHLRPRGEAGHALTRLALPRPWSPKEATDTEILGEHLGISDPRPVQGQLLTLARTVEEPELIIVEAPTGEGKTAAALAAAEVLANRFGLGGVVFALPTQATSDAMFGTIKRWLKAVVAADDVSVVLAHGNAEFNDEYTAMPRLSPVYDEGEETASAACDECETGRAIAHWWLTGRGKLATMSDFVVCTIDQVLLGALESKHVVLRHLGLAGKVIVLDEVHAADVYMRQYLKRMLTWLGAYHVPVIAMSATLTPSIRHELAQAYNDGRKRNTPHLDGADLAYPRLTCTAEGGTASYELPASSRSSTFVIEERDGDLADIAAQVIADVGDGGHAAVVCDTVSRAQLMYDELVDRRPDGVEVVLLHSRFLTPDRLTRERMLRARLGPKAQRDPAVKLIVVATQVIEQSLDIDFDVMYTDVAPIDLILQRAGRLHRHGWKDEDRPHGLRQARLTLMGLRRDELGVPTFDKGMCSVYGEAYLLAAVATLDEHRSTTDSVASPQDVARLVTRAYETISPPPGWDSAWERAQTAQDTADVRRAVAAKQFQIPPPRPESLVRWATKGIDDTAGERGVAQVRDSDESIEVVIIQRIDGRLVVPKWSAEYPSESVENGTVIDDDLARVVARNVVRLPGYLGLGQQGGNLIAELEDNYMPTWQNSTWLRGVLPMILDNHGATTCAGHVFRYDIDRGLLVERQGKN is encoded by the coding sequence ATGGAAGACAGCAAACACCACACCTCTGACATCGAGTCGCTGGTCGAAGGGCTGTCGGATCGAGCGCGATCGCTGTGGGCGAAGTCGGACTTTGCTGATCCGACCAACTGGATGCCCCTGTTCCAGCACATCGCGGACAGTGCTATGACCGCATGCCATCTGTGGGACACATTCCTTCCGCAGGCGGTACGGGGCATCGTTGTGTCCGAGTTCGGTGGAGACGAAGTGCTAGCGCGAAAGGTGGCGGTGTGGCTGGCGGCGGCCCATGACTTGGGTAAGGCGTCGCCGGCATTCGCATGCCAGTCGCCGGGGCTGCGGGAACAAGTACAAGACAGTGGCCTGCCGTTCACGGCTCGAGCGATCGACAATCGGCGGAGTCTGCCGCATTCGCAGGCGAGCTATGCGATCCTCGTGAACTGGCTCGAATCGCAGGGTGTGCCTCGCCGGACCGCCAGCTTCTATGCGGCAGTGCCGCTCGGGCATCACGGGCGTTTTGCGGCGCATACACAAACCAAGTTGCCCGCTGGGTATCCACCACTCGGCGATACTGAGCGATGGCAGCCGGTCCAACTGGAGTTTGCCGCCTACGCCGCTCGCCTCGCCGATATCGGGCCCGATGATTTGGTGCGCCTTGGTGGTATTCGCCCGCGGCAAGTAGTCATGATCCCGATGACGGCGTTGGTGATTCTGAGCGACTGGATCGCGTCCAACCCCAGTGTGTTCCCGGTGCAATCACACCTCCGACCACGCGGCGAGGCCGGCCATGCGTTGACACGATTGGCCCTGCCGCGCCCGTGGTCGCCCAAAGAAGCGACCGACACCGAGATTCTCGGTGAGCACCTGGGGATCAGCGACCCGCGACCGGTTCAAGGTCAGTTGCTTACGTTGGCTCGGACAGTCGAGGAGCCAGAGCTGATCATCGTCGAAGCTCCGACAGGGGAGGGTAAGACTGCTGCGGCGCTGGCTGCGGCAGAAGTGCTGGCCAACCGGTTTGGGCTAGGCGGCGTCGTCTTCGCGTTGCCGACTCAGGCGACATCGGATGCGATGTTCGGAACGATAAAGCGTTGGCTCAAAGCCGTTGTCGCCGCTGACGATGTCTCGGTCGTGCTCGCGCATGGCAATGCTGAGTTCAACGACGAATACACCGCGATGCCGAGGCTTTCTCCCGTCTACGACGAGGGGGAGGAGACTGCGTCTGCCGCATGTGACGAGTGCGAGACTGGGCGCGCCATCGCGCATTGGTGGCTGACGGGACGAGGCAAGCTGGCCACGATGTCCGACTTTGTGGTGTGCACGATCGACCAAGTCCTGCTGGGCGCGCTTGAGTCGAAACACGTTGTACTTCGTCACCTCGGATTGGCCGGCAAAGTCATAGTTCTGGACGAGGTGCACGCGGCTGATGTGTATATGCGTCAGTACCTCAAGCGGATGTTGACGTGGCTCGGCGCGTACCACGTACCAGTGATCGCGATGTCCGCAACGCTGACGCCGTCGATACGGCATGAGCTTGCACAGGCGTACAACGACGGCCGAAAACGGAATACGCCACACCTTGATGGAGCGGACCTCGCGTATCCCCGTTTGACGTGCACAGCCGAAGGCGGGACCGCGAGTTACGAACTTCCGGCGTCGTCGCGATCGTCGACGTTCGTTATCGAGGAGCGTGACGGAGACCTAGCAGATATCGCGGCCCAGGTGATTGCCGATGTCGGCGATGGTGGTCACGCGGCCGTCGTGTGTGACACCGTCAGCAGAGCACAACTGATGTACGACGAGCTTGTGGACCGGCGCCCCGACGGTGTTGAAGTTGTTCTCCTCCACTCCCGCTTCCTCACGCCTGACCGGCTGACTCGTGAGCGGATGCTCCGTGCCAGGCTTGGGCCGAAGGCGCAGCGTGATCCGGCGGTGAAGCTGATTGTGGTTGCTACGCAGGTGATCGAACAGTCACTGGATATCGATTTCGACGTGATGTACACGGACGTTGCGCCGATCGACCTGATTCTTCAGCGGGCGGGACGACTTCACCGGCACGGATGGAAGGATGAGGACAGACCGCACGGGCTGCGCCAGGCGAGGCTGACGTTGATGGGACTGCGGCGTGACGAACTCGGAGTGCCGACTTTCGACAAAGGAATGTGTTCGGTATACGGCGAAGCCTATCTATTGGCTGCGGTGGCGACACTCGACGAACACAGGTCCACGACCGATTCGGTGGCAAGCCCCCAGGACGTTGCCCGACTCGTCACGCGTGCGTACGAGACGATCAGTCCGCCGCCCGGTTGGGACTCGGCATGGGAACGTGCCCAAACAGCGCAAGATACCGCTGATGTACGTCGTGCCGTCGCGGCCAAGCAATTCCAGATTCCGCCACCAAGGCCCGAGTCATTGGTTCGATGGGCGACAAAGGGAATCGATGACACGGCCGGCGAGCGAGGAGTCGCGCAGGTACGTGATTCTGATGAGTCGATTGAAGTGGTGATTATTCAGCGCATCGACGGTCGACTCGTGGTGCCGAAATGGTCCGCTGAATACCCGAGCGAGTCGGTGGAGAACGGCACAGTCATCGACGATGACCTTGCGAGGGTCGTCGCACGCAATGTTGTCAGACTCCCGGGCTATCTTGGTCTCGGACAACAAGGAGGCAACTTGATCGCCGAACTTGAGGACAACTATATGCCGACGTGGCAAAATTCGACCTGGTTGAGGGGAGTTCTTCCTATGATCCTCGACAACCATGGCGCGACTACATGTGCTGGGCACGTCTTTCGGTACGACATCGACCGCGGTCTGCTCGTCGAACGACAAGGGAAGAACTGA
- a CDS encoding helix-turn-helix domain-containing protein codes for MNDVFNTLLELEARDPEFARAYAAETARIEAVDSIISALDEARGGEKLSKAALARAIGSDASTVRRLLSSESVNPTLSTVAEVAAALGMKVTLTPMSEDEKARITEPMRAFA; via the coding sequence ATGAACGACGTATTCAACACGCTGCTCGAACTCGAGGCCCGTGACCCCGAGTTCGCTCGCGCGTACGCTGCGGAGACCGCACGCATCGAGGCGGTCGACTCCATCATCAGTGCGCTCGACGAGGCTCGCGGAGGAGAAAAACTGAGCAAGGCGGCGCTGGCCCGCGCGATCGGTTCCGACGCCAGCACCGTACGACGTCTACTCTCGTCGGAGTCGGTGAACCCGACTCTCAGCACCGTCGCCGAGGTCGCTGCCGCGTTGGGCATGAAGGTCACGCTCACCCCGATGTCGGAGGACGAGAAGGCTCGCATCACCGAGCCCATGCGGGCCTTCGCCTAG
- the hisC gene encoding histidinol-phosphate transaminase, producing MTLRIRPDLDHLPAYAPGKTVPGAIKLASNEVTEGPLPSVIDAIADAATSVNRYPDNAAVELTAALAKKLGVTEDEVQVGCGSVILCQNLILVTCEPGDEVVFGWRSFETYPLATRAAHATPVPVPLTGDHVYDLDAMAAAVTDRTRLVFICNPNNPTGTVVDADDLRAFLRRVPSDLVVALDEAYFEYMRPGPGQAYDALELRREFANLVVLRTFSKAYGLAGLRVGYAIGDPQLVTALRKVHVPFSVTSLSQSAAIASLAGDDELLARTDAVVAERTRVTARLRELGYRVPDTQANFVWLDLGEAALDFATRAIADKLVVRPFAGDGVRVTVTTTAENDALLAFAEKFVG from the coding sequence GTGACCTTGCGCATCCGCCCCGATCTCGATCATCTGCCCGCCTACGCCCCCGGCAAGACGGTTCCGGGCGCGATCAAGCTGGCCAGCAACGAAGTGACCGAGGGACCGTTGCCGAGCGTCATCGACGCCATCGCCGATGCCGCGACGTCGGTCAACCGCTACCCCGACAACGCGGCAGTGGAGCTGACGGCGGCGCTGGCCAAGAAACTCGGGGTGACCGAGGACGAGGTGCAGGTGGGCTGCGGGTCGGTGATCCTGTGCCAGAACCTGATCCTGGTCACCTGCGAACCCGGCGACGAGGTGGTGTTCGGCTGGCGGTCGTTCGAAACATATCCGCTGGCCACCCGCGCCGCGCACGCCACGCCGGTACCGGTGCCGCTGACCGGCGACCACGTGTACGACCTCGACGCGATGGCCGCGGCCGTCACCGACCGTACCCGGCTGGTGTTCATCTGCAACCCCAACAACCCGACCGGCACCGTTGTCGACGCCGACGATCTGCGCGCGTTCCTGCGGCGGGTGCCCTCGGATCTGGTCGTCGCCCTCGACGAGGCGTACTTCGAGTACATGCGGCCGGGCCCGGGGCAGGCCTACGACGCGCTGGAACTGCGCCGCGAGTTCGCCAACCTGGTGGTGCTGCGGACCTTCTCCAAGGCGTACGGTCTGGCCGGTCTGCGCGTCGGCTACGCGATCGGCGACCCGCAGCTGGTCACCGCGCTGCGCAAGGTGCACGTTCCGTTCTCGGTCACCTCACTGTCGCAGAGCGCCGCGATCGCCAGCCTGGCCGGCGACGACGAATTGCTGGCCCGCACCGACGCCGTCGTCGCCGAACGGACGCGGGTGACCGCCCGGTTGCGTGAACTCGGCTACCGGGTGCCCGACACGCAGGCCAACTTCGTGTGGCTGGACCTGGGCGAGGCCGCTCTCGACTTCGCCACGCGGGCCATCGCCGACAAGCTCGTGGTGCGGCCGTTCGCCGGCGACGGCGTACGCGTCACCGTCACCACCACCGCCGAGAACGATGCCCTCCTGGCGTTCGCGGAAAAGTTCGTCGGCTGA